AAAATAGGTAGGGTGTTGATTACACATCCTGTGTTGTCATTTGACACTTCGAGGTGTACCCAACCAACATTTCGATGAAGGAAATGATCATAATATAATCCATGATTGATGACATTCATTAACATTTATTTAACACACATTGAGTTTTGATGTTTCTTTTTTCAATCATAGAACAGAATTACAAGTTTGCTGGAATGTTTGGTTCTTTTGTTGCTGGTCAATCCATAAACAAAGGGACATGTGAAATTGCTGCAATTCTTAAATTTAGCCCCTTTTCTTCCAGCGACTTGAGCACagacaatagatcgatacacagcACACAGCTACAATATTGGAAATGCTGTTCTTTGAGTGAAGAGTTAAACTGAGATCTGTTAATTTCTTCATCTAGATATAAAATATCCACAGAAGAGTAGAAGAGTTTCTGCAATGACCTGGGCAACATGTttcatttgtcatgtgagagtacctttaagacatggatgttaagcaatgtacctttaagaaaaaagtgatgtcagagagtgggtggagctgaggtcaggtcagccattttgcagtttagttttgcagttgggaggaaaagagctgggtgtgtgaccgtgttttgcagtgagctggatctctgccatgaaatactatctatggatcatttgggtgatttaaacttataatagtgaagcctttaacctgatgtgattttgtttaaaggtgttaagtctcttggaagtttgaaggaacattttaaggaattatttactgttgcaatactaTCTGAGTTATCGTTGAAgcaagggatgttaagagatccaatgtttatttaagatgttaagttgtgttcatggaataaacattgttttgtgtttaaaaacccacgtgtctgtggtggtatgtattaggggtattaaggtaccctgtgatgccgagaggctattggtggatagaagctgggtcccgattggatcagccgcctgctggctccacccagtaaggcggagtataagagcccgggttctcccagcagccgcattctgtaactgtgctgctggggaacaagtctgcttaataaagccatcgttcaactccttctcatcccgtctcatgagtgattgattatgctacagtgtccataattgtaatcccacacctaggggacaagcagtgtgctaggaaaagcaacaaatacattaaagggagaggttggttgaactccatgatacattttggggttctgaaaacacctcacccataacacaTTCAATTAACATCAGTATaatggcagcacggcagcacacgtggctagcactgtggcttcacagcgccagggtcccaggttcgattccccgctgggtcactgtctgtgcggagtctgcacgttctccccgtgtgtgcgtgggtttccttcgggtgctccggtttcctcccacagtccaaagacgtgcaggttaggtggattggccatgctaaattgcccttagtgtccaaaaaggttaggagggattattgggttatgcggatagggtggaagtgagggtttaagtgggtcagtgcgactcgatgggccgaatggcctctttctgcactgtatgttctatgtatctatgtataacaAAAATAATTAACAGATTACTCATCTCAGTTGTTTTGTGGaatcttgctctgcacaaattggttgccatggTAATCTACAACAGTACAATTTCTTCAAATATTATTCATTAGTTGTGGACCTACTTGCATTGTTTGGGGGATGCAGAAGATACCAGCACAACACAAGATTTGTTTTCTTTCTTCGCTTTTTTATTTATTATAGGAGTTCAATGTCCGGATGTATAACTGCCGACCATTTTAGTGAGACCCAAATGCAACCTGCACCACTCTCTTTGCATTCTCTGTAAGATCATTCAGTGCATCTTTCAGAAAATTGATAATTGTAGGAGCTGATGATATTGCTCCAATGATGGACCCAATGATTGGGATACAACGGATCACGTCAGTAAATATCGTATAGGAAGTGGCTTTCACCATCATTCTTTCCACAGTTTGTTCATTTATTTCACCCATAAATGTAGATTTCGCCACAGCTTTCAGATTTCCCATAGGCTTTCCTACTGTGTCGGCCAGTCTTTGAAGAGAGGCATCATCCAGACCCAGATGATTACGGAAATGTATTATTGCATCTGTCAGCAGCTTGACATCACAAGAAAATGACAAACCAGGAACTGGCACTGCTCCCACTATTCCAGAAATTATGGCAATTATCCCGATTAGAGCCAAGAGATGGACTCTTTTCTTCTCTACAATCTCCATTGTTGTGTTTTGAAGCGACAGCAAAAAAATGTGTTTCTTTAGATCATCAAGACCATCTTCGAGGGCTTCCTTTAATGCTGGAAAATCATACTCATTCAGTTTAAAGTTTGATATGAGGAAAACATCAGCTGATGAAATCCCTGCCTTTTCCAAATTATCCACACAGTCATTTCTGATCTTGCCCAGTTCTTCATCTGTGTTAAACTCTTCATCTTCCATTTGAAGAGCACGGAGATCATTATCAATTTTAGATCGAACAAAGTAGAATTTCTTCCCCAGTTCTTTCATCGCTTCGGCGAGGCTTGCATCATTTTCTCTGAATCGACAGTCTGAGATAACGATGAAGAAATCATATTTATTCAAGTTCATTTCCTGAAGATACGCACCTGCTGGGAAGTTGGTTGTCCCTATTCCTGGCAGGTCCCAGAAGCAAACAGTCGGCATGTTGGGATGTGGGTACGGGGTTGGTTTCATTGTGGTTTCTGTGGTACCAGTTTTAGCTGCTCCCTTATCCTTTCTCCGGAGTCCTCTCATAGTATTGATGAAGGTCGATTTCCCTCCACCTGACTCCCCTGTCACTGCAATGTGCAGCTCTGTATTCTGCAGCTCTTGTAACTTCTTCCGTATCAGAGACACAACAGCCTCCAGCCCACCCACTTCATAAGTGGACTTTAAGTTATTGAGCTCTTCCTGAGTGAAGAATTGAGGGTTTGAAGACTGAGCCATTGGATCACTGTGGAAGAGAATTAATATTTAACACACAatttccacaatctgtgtctgCCTTTATTCAAAGATGTTACAATCTATATTTACTGATTTCAAACAGAAATTACAGGGGCTGAACCAATTCACTCACAGCTACTTAAAGACTCATTGAGCTGAAAAACAAGGGCAGTTGTCACTATGTAACTTGATGATCTCTCTATCCCCACCTTTTATTCTTGTTTTCAGTACTTCTGGGGCAAGTATTGCAAAGAAACTACAGATATTTGAATTATTACATTGAGTTATTTGTATTGAGTtattgagaggttgaataaacttggtttgttctcactggaacaaaggaggttggcagaaagttaaaaaaaaacagcacctctagggattactccctgtgccacgtggcaGTGTGGCGAGAAATGGGAAGAtatagcagctaaacacgtggctaaacagctggtgtaggagggagggtttcagttatctggaccatgggagctcctgtataagaaggacgcgttgcatctaaactggagaggcataaataacctgactgcgaggtttgctagtgtcacacgggagggtttaaactagtgtggcagggggttgggtaccggagcaataggtcagaaggtgaaaaaattgagggagaactagggaacagggccagtatggctctgaggaagagcagacagggagatgttgctgaaaacagtgggactaGTGGCTATGTTTTGATGCAAgatgtataacaggtaaggcagatgaactgaagaGATTGGAATggtgcttggaactatgatattgttgcattacaaagacctggttgagggaaggacaggattggaagctaaacgttccaggatttagatgtttcaggtgggatagaggggggtaTAAAAGAGTTGGAGGAGCtgcgcgactggttagggagaatatcacagctgtactgcaggaagagacctccgagggcagcgaggctatatgggtagagatcaggaataagaagggtgcagtcacaatgttgggggtttactacaggccaccctgtacagccagcgggagacagaggagcagatgggtagacagattttggaaaggagtaaaagcaacagggttgtgatgggaggctaacttccccaatattgactgggactcacttagcgctaggggcttggacggggcagaatttgtatggagcatccaggagggcttcttacaacaatatgtagatagtccaactagggaagctgtactgggcctggtattggggaatgagcctggccaggtggtagaagtttcaggaggggagcatttcggcaggaatctgtaattgatgggatcttaacctgtcgaactacgccaagtttgggggaagcttagttgatgaatcaaagtcctggcgcaatacgacaagttgtaagatttgtaatatttctggactatgccaagttgttcgattccttgtattattcgactgtgtatagttgaaggaatttatatcatctctgctatttggttatcagtagcactttgcgaatactggaactcagcagaaatttcagttaaaatttctcaggtgccaaaaataattgttttatttgtagtcgcttgattacaatttgaaagtcatttaaaaggcaattcgtagacaattcgaagctttcagagaattacagacattatctttttttgcttcggcagacagctcgaaagtaacttttaaaaggtcaaagtctggcaatgaaacatgaagtgagagagaaagctaatcttcagcaaaactaaaactcaaagtcaaaagtggactaatatcactgacacagactggtagactgccagaacccccaaaagacatctctaaaatggagattattaaggacaaaactgactaaattaacagaaagacaacacaaagacaacacacacacaacacacgagacaacactaaaatggcgggcggaaacttttcagttatacactttcatatctgtcttaagtcatctaatcacaccccagtataatcctaattggtttgggttagactcaaacacatttgatttgatggcaagccgtccatcttcaatgtgcaacatcagctttttaattgtttcatgtctacatgttatggaatgtgatattctgctaatctttaagctggcttggctaatgtaacaattgagacttcatatcgagaaacaTTGAgtaatatatatatgattcaatgctcttacaaactgcattggactcttgccaccttgTTGCCTTGGAACTCAGTCCttcgccttgacaattagcacaagcagtgtcaaattgttttgcaactgtgctgttttaatgtcacactgtctttgaaaatatgcatttgccagaacaacggacttcagtaaaagtgaattatgctgtataaatgggtatttaaaactggggcctaatatttatgcttaaacagctatcttttacctatactagttgtattcgaaatacagcctggtattggggaatgagcctggccaggtggtagaagtttcaggaggggagcatttcggcaacagtgaccacaattcagtaagttttaaagtgctgctggacaaggataagagtggtccaaggatgaatgtgctaaattgggggaaggctaattataacaatattaggcaggacctGAGGAATCTAGATTGGggttggatgtttgagggtaaatcaacatctgacatgtgggaggctttcaaatgtcagttgaaaggacttctggaccggcatgttcctgtgaggatgaaggataaatacggcaaatttcgggaaccttgaataacgagacatattgtaggcctcgtcaaaaagtaaaaggaggcatttgtcagggctagaaggctgggaacagacgaagtctgtgtggaatataaggaaatgtgaggtaatgcattttggaaggtctaatgcaggtggggaatatacggtgaatggtagaaccctcaagagtattgacagtcagagagatctaggtgtacaggtccacaggtcactgaaaggggcaacagaggtggagaaggtagtaaagaaggcatacggcatgattgccttcaatggccggggcattgagtataagaattggcaagtcatgttgcagctgtatagaaccgtagttaggccacacttggagtatagtgttcaattcaggtcgccacactatcagaaggatgtggaggctttagagagggtgcagaagagatttactaggatgttgcctggtatggagtgcattagctatgagcagaggttgaataaacttggtttattctcactggaacgacggaggttgaggggcgacctgatagagatctacaaatgaggggcatagacagggtggatagtcagagactttttcccagagtacaggggtcaattactagggggcataggtttaagctgtgagggacaaggtttagaggagatgcacgaggcaagtttttttacacagggtagtgggtgcctggaactcgctgccagaggaggtagtggaagcagggacgatagtgaggtttaaggggcatcttgacaaatacatgaatacgatggaAATAGTGGGATACAGACCCTGAAAGTGCAGAAgatgttagtttagacgggcagcatggtcggtgcaggcttggaaggctgaaggacctgttcatgtgctgtacttttctttgttctttgaattaaaACAGAATGTGCACCTCCATTGGTCAGAATCCTTCATTTTGGAGATTAAGGGCTGGATCTCcacttttgaggctatgtctggagcatgtgtctagtcttacagcCAAAATGTCGGGGCCGCtcccgcactgatgctccgcccggtgggggggctagcagctgcatcacgtcaagcccccggctttacctgcagatacggacagaaTTGCCGGGCCTGtggtcacgcatgcgcacggcggaaacctgcagcggtcgcgccatacaacatggcgaggGCCGCACATGGACATGGACCCGTCCTGCCAGATTATAGTGGCCccccctctaacccccctcaccacccccaccagtcccccccccagcgcccgccgaagcccccccggccagcgga
This portion of the Scyliorhinus torazame isolate Kashiwa2021f chromosome 5, sScyTor2.1, whole genome shotgun sequence genome encodes:
- the LOC140420880 gene encoding interferon-inducible GTPase 5-like, with protein sequence MAQSSNPQFFTQEELNNLKSTYEVGGLEAVVSLIRKKLQELQNTELHIAVTGESGGGKSTFINTMRGLRRKDKGAAKTGTTETTMKPTPYPHPNMPTVCFWDLPGIGTTNFPAGAYLQEMNLNKYDFFIVISDCRFRENDASLAEAMKELGKKFYFVRSKIDNDLRALQMEDEEFNTDEELGKIRNDCVDNLEKAGISSADVFLISNFKLNEYDFPALKEALEDGLDDLKKHIFLLSLQNTTMEIVEKKRVHLLALIGIIAIISGIVGAVPVPGLSFSCDVKLLTDAIIHFRNHLGLDDASLQRLADTVGKPMGNLKAVAKSTFMGEINEQTVERMMVKATSYTIFTDVIRCIPIIGSIIGAISSAPTIINFLKDALNDLTENAKRVVQVAFGSH